The nucleotide sequence GCACCGACATTCTGTTCGCCCTGGACTCCATCCCCGCCATCTACGCCGTGACGACCAATGTCTACATCGTCTTCGCCGCGACCGCGTTCTCGCTGATGGGTCTGCGTCAGTTGTACTTCCTGATCGACGGACTCCTCGACCGCCTCGTATACCTCAAGTACGGGCTGGCGATCATCCTGGGCTTCATCGGCGTCAAGCTGGTGCTCGAGGCGCTGCACACCAACCAGGTCGGCTTCATCAACGGCGGAGAGCCGGTCCACGTCTACACGTTCGACCCGGCCCACTCGCTGATCGTCATCATCGCCGTCCTGACCCTCACGGTCATCGCGTCGCTCGTCTCGCCCAAGGGGAAGGTCATGACCGCCGTTCGCTCCGTCGAGCGGAACGCGCACAGCTACCTTCACACCGAGTACCACGGGGATGAGGGCGAGCGGGAGGAGTGCTTCCAGAAGATGGTGGCCTCCGTCGAGAAGCTGGCGGCTTTCGATGCCGCGAAGCAGCCGCAGATCGAGCAGATGATGGAGGAGACCGGCGCCACGCTGGCTGTCCAGAAGGCCGAGAAGCTGCACGCGCAGGCGACGGGGAACTGATCCCTTGACGCTCATCTCCGCCCTGCGGCGCCTGTGGAGGCACGCGGCCTTCCGCCGTCTGCTGACCCTGCGCATCCTGAGCCAGGCGGCCGACGGCACGCTGCAGGTGGGGATGGCGAGCTACATCCTCTTCTCGCCGACATCCCAGCCCGACGCGTGGGCCATCGCCGGCGTGCTCGCCCTGACGCTGCTGCCGTTCACCGTCATCGGCCCGTTCGTGTCACCGCGTCTCGACCGCTGGTCGAGACGCGACGTGGCGCTGTGGTCCGACGTCGCGCGGGCGGTGCTGTCCGTGACCATCGGCATCGTCATCTTCACCGGGAGCACCGGCGGGGTATGGAGCGTCGTGCTGTTCGGGGCGCTGCTCGTGGCCATGAGCATCAACCGGTTCATGCTGGCCGGCCTGTCGGCTGGGCTGCAGCACACCGTCGAGGAGGATGAGTACCTCACCGCGAGCTCGATCGTGCCGACGGTCGGCCCGCTGGGCGTCGTCATCGGCGCGGTCGTGGGGGTCGCCGCCCGGTTCGCCTTCGCGGACACACTGGGCGCCGACGGCGCCAACGCCCTGGTCTTCTGGCTGGCAGCGGTGCTGTTCGTCGGCTCGGTGCTGCGGTGCCGCGGGTTCGCGCGAGACGCGCTCGGCCCGTCGGCGACGGAATCACGCGACTCCTCAGGCGTGCGGGAGGTCCTGTCCGGGCTCGGTGAGGCGGGCCGACACCTGGCGTCGCGCGGGGTGGCCGTCGTCGCGTTGTCGTTGATGGGCGTGACCAGGCTGCTGTTCGGGCTGCTCAGCGTCGCGATCATCCTGGCCGCGCGCAACATCTGGCACCCGATCGACCAGCCCGACGCGGCGCTCGCCGACCTGACCGTGTGGGGCGTCTTCACCGGTGCCGGGTTCATCCTGTCGGCTCCTCTGGTGCCCGTGCTGGTGCGCCGGCTGGGGCTGGCCCGCACCGGGTTCGCGCTGCTGGTGGGCGCCGGGGTCGTCACGTTGGCCGTGTCCGGCACGTCGGCCCAGTGGGCCTTGTACCTCGGCAGTTTCCTCATCGGCCTGGGTGTGCAGTCGTTCAAGATCTGCGTCGACACCATCGTGCAGGCGCACATCGACGAGGGCTACAAGGGGCGGGTCTTCACGTTCTACGACATGACCTTCAACGGCGCCTTCGTGCTGGCGGGAGTCGTCGCGGCGTTCGTTCTCCCGTCGAGCGGCCTGTCCACCGTCGCCTTCGTCGTCATGGCGTTGGTCTACTTCGGCTGTGCGGCGGTTCTGGCCGCGTCGCGGCGTCGCCTCGGCGCCGCTGAGTTCGAGAAGGGCACGGAGGACCTGGTCCCGACCCAGGCGTGACATCCGGGCTCCCGGGCCTCC is from Tessaracoccus palaemonis and encodes:
- a CDS encoding MFS transporter, giving the protein MTLISALRRLWRHAAFRRLLTLRILSQAADGTLQVGMASYILFSPTSQPDAWAIAGVLALTLLPFTVIGPFVSPRLDRWSRRDVALWSDVARAVLSVTIGIVIFTGSTGGVWSVVLFGALLVAMSINRFMLAGLSAGLQHTVEEDEYLTASSIVPTVGPLGVVIGAVVGVAARFAFADTLGADGANALVFWLAAVLFVGSVLRCRGFARDALGPSATESRDSSGVREVLSGLGEAGRHLASRGVAVVALSLMGVTRLLFGLLSVAIILAARNIWHPIDQPDAALADLTVWGVFTGAGFILSAPLVPVLVRRLGLARTGFALLVGAGVVTLAVSGTSAQWALYLGSFLIGLGVQSFKICVDTIVQAHIDEGYKGRVFTFYDMTFNGAFVLAGVVAAFVLPSSGLSTVAFVVMALVYFGCAAVLAASRRRLGAAEFEKGTEDLVPTQA